aatttttcacatatcaatgagtgcagtccgattcaagtttaagctcaatgataaggggcctcctttctatagccgagtccgaacggcgtgccacagtgcgacatctctttggagagaaatttgacatggcatagtacctcacaaatgttgccagcattaggaggggaaaactaccgttgaaaaattttttttgatggtctcgccaggattcgtaccctggcgttcagcgtcataggcggacatgctaacctctgcgcaacggtggcctccgtccGTCTTCTTGAATCtttactagccgcaatttttattcgatttggcttaaattttgcatgcggtgttctatcacgacttccaacaactgtgcaactggtccaaatcagttcataaccaaatataggtcttttgtaaaccggtctctcggtcatccttgtttggttcctagaagctttaatttttgctggtttgacagaagtttggtatgtagaataaaattatgacattcatctaaatttattttatataaatttttagcagaatccattgtggggGGTTTccaagaatttgtttttgttagttTTGGTGTTTCTTGTGCTTTATCATACCATAAAATTCTTTAACACAAAAGCTGCGTATTCAGattaaaaaattgcatccaataTTTCAGTCGATCAACTCACTCTCTTATCAGTTCATGAACATGCATTCGTAAACGCCCACCGGTCGGAgatatatttccatttgtaaaCGAATCCCCGGAAATTGAGTTAACTTCGGCAAAGTCATTCCAATTAATTTGGAAGTCTCCTGAACTTTGCATCTGCCTTTTCCGAGATTTTAAAACAGTTGTCTCATGGGATTTGCAACCgctacaaaatatatatctaaataactTTGCTAAATATGGCCCAAAATGTGAATGCCCACTGTTGACTTCCGACTTTACAGCTCCGTAGGTGTCATTAATAATAGCCAAAAACATATTCTGcaaaaagacgaaatttcataaTTATACGATGAGCACAATACATTTCTGTAGCAGAATCTTACCAGCAGAATAAAGAATACAAACAACACATATGACAGAAAGTATATTGGCCCCAATATATGATTGGACTTCTCAATCAGTTCATATTCAAAGTCACCCAAAAACATTCGCATCAAAGTTACAACAGAAATGCCAAAACTACGAAAATCTGGATGGCTGGTTCCAAAGATCAAGAGACCTAATTGGGCATAAGCCAAAAAGACAATGAAGAACATTACGGCAAAACCAAAAAGATCCTTGGCAcactaaaaaaaatcattgtacaaCATCTGAATCCGGATTGAAAAGGGATTTCTTGAAATACCTTTTTCAATGTTATGCTAAATTGTAACATCGTTTTATTGATGcttatatatttgaatattttaatCCAGACCAAAAATACACATACTGCCATCATATCAACGTACAGCAGGTTCCAAAAGCAGATCTTATCAATACTCCAAAATGTATTGGGATCATTGTTGGATTTTTGCACAATTTTCTTCAGATAAATAGGGTGAATAATATTGTAAGCAAACGATATGTAAGAAAACTGAAAAGGATGTTATGCataaaatcttcaaaaattgtCCGAGGAAGGAGTTTGGTTTTAAAACTTACCAATAACACGGTAATATCAATCAAATTCCACATCGACTTAAAGTAATTTGCCAGTCCAACTGAGATAAATTCCCCAAGTTCTTCAAATGTATAATGCAGGACCATAAGATAAAAGATCCCTGACGCTGCAAAAACTCCGTAATCGAAGTCTGACCAAATTGAATGTAATTTTAAAGCCTGGAATTGATATGATGTTACCAGACCTCCAACAGGTGGCATTTCAGCTAGTATTCTGTTGAAAAgatttattattatatatttatttatttgtagtttttttttgttttttatatgctTTCAAGATCATGTGTTTTTGGTTGGCATTGACCACAGGGATAAGTACTAAACCAATGGTTGTTCAACTCATTTATTAGCTGGCAACCGtgggtgattttatttattaataaaatcaccatttggttttaaatctaaatgttttcaaaaatatggttgaaaagttaaCCGAACTGCATCTTATGGGATTTCATCCCTTCATTAGCGGTATTCTTCGACAAATCACCCAGTCAATCATAAcacaaaaattgtcaaaattaggAAACACTTTGCACATTACTTCGAAGAAAGCTGTTGGTAatgttttgaaaacattttaatttatatgcCCAATTTGGGGATACTGCATTTTGTTTGTTGTCGTTGTAAATGCAAGACAAACATCGGCATACGCCACGTCACATCTTCGTTCCCATCGTTTTTATTGatctgttttttataccctccagcataggatggtggtggtgtacaaatttcgtcattctgtttgtaacacctcgaaatatgattctgagaccccataaagtatatatattcttgatcgtcatgtcattttaagtcgatctagccatgtccgtccgcccgtctgtctgtcgaaagcacgttaacttccgaggatgtaaatctagccgcttgaaattttgcacaaataattcttattagtgtaggtaggttggtattgtaaatgggccaaatcggtccatgttttgatatagctgccatataaacagatcttgggtcttgacttcttgagcctctagagggcgcaattttcatccgatgtggcagaaattttgtacaacggcttctctcatgacctacaatatacgtgtctaatatgatctgaatcgatcaatagcttgatacagctcccatataaacctacctcccgattttgcttcttgagcctctacaaggcgcaactcttatccgaatgaactgaaacattacacaatgacttctacaatattcagaattcatttatggtccgaatcggactataacttgatatagctccaattgcataacagttcttattcaatattctttgtttgcctaaaaagagataccgcgcatagaactcgacaaatgcgatccatggtggagagtatataagattcggcccggccgaatttagcacgctcttacttgttttagctTATCACTTTGTCAAATGGAAAAGACGCATGATGTAGACAAAGCAAAAGAATCAACTTTCGTGTAACAAATCGTCTTTTGCTATAAACAAAGCATTTGTGGTTTAAAAGGAGTTTTGAATTTCTGCGTAAAAAGCAATTCTTTTAACGCTGAAGTTTAACATTAGAATATCGCAAATTCACGACTAACATTCAACGGTGGAGGGAAATGTTACACAGTTACTATAAAAAAAGTACTTCCACAATAATGATGGGTGAAGCAGTTATAgaaaaacaagatatggtccggttcggaccacaattaaattatatgttggagacctgtgtaaaatgtcagccaattcgaataacaattgcgctctttgggggctcaagaagtaaaatagagagatcgattaattgggttgcctaaaaagtaattgcggattttttattgggttgcccaaaaagtaattgtcggtaatatagtagtaatatagtcggcgttgacaaatttttttaatggcttgtgactctgtaattgcattcttttttttgtcagttatcagctgttacttttagcttgctttagaaaaaaagtgcgcgaaattttgtttacatttgtttgtttggcgtcaattttaatatgggtaccacatgtattgaaagaaattcatttaacaaaccaaatcaactcttgtgatatgcactttaaacgcaatgaattcaatccgtttttaaaacgaatcataactggagatgaaaaatggattgtttacaacaacgttagtcgaaaacgatcatggtccaagcatggtgaaccagctcaaaccacttcaaaggctgatatccaccaaaagaaggttatgccgtctgtttggtgggattggaagggtgtgatatattttgagctgctttcaaggaaccaaacgattatttcggatgtttactgtcaacaattggacaaattgaatacagccatcaaggagaagcgaccagaattggtcaatcgtaaaggtgtcatattccaccaggacaacgctagacctcACACATCTTttgtcactcgccaaaaactgagtgagcttggctgggaacttttgatgcatccaccatatagccctgaccttgcaccatccgactaccatttatttcgatctttgcagaactccttaaatggtaaaactttcggcaatgatgaggctataaaatcgcacttggttcagttttttgcagataaaggaatactaaatttgccaggaagatggcaagaggttatcgaacaaaatggcaattatatatttgattaaagttcattctaagttttattaaaaatgcatttacttgaCTGTAtgagatttcagccaaatcgggtaggaattgcgccctctagaagctcaagaagtcaagtcaccagatcggtgtttatgacagctatatcaggttatgaaccgatttaaaccatacttggcacagttgttggatatcataacaaaatacttagtggaaaatttcattcaaatcggatcagaattgcgccctctagtggatcaagaagtcaagattcaagatcggtttatatgacagctatatcagattattgtccgatttaaaccttttttatcacagttgttggaagtcgcaacgaaacacctcgtgcaaaatttcattccaatcggataggaattgcgccctctagagggtcaagaaatcaagacccaagatcggtttatatggctgctatatcaaaacatttaccgatatggcccatttacaatcccagccgacctaataggaagtataaaatttcaagcggctagctttactccctcggaagttagcgtgctttcgacagacagacggacggacatggctagatcgacataaaatgtcacgacgatcaagaatacatataccttatggggtctcagacaaatgtttcgagtagttaaaaacacccatcctatggtggagggtataacaagtaaaagaccGCTAAGTTCGccctaatcttatatacactcaacCATAGagcgcatttgccaagttctttgcacaaTATATCTttacaggcaaacaaagtataatggataCGAATGGCTATGCTATTTGacctatatcagactatagaccaaattgggccatacttagttaggacattgtagaaatcattgccccaaatttcagccaaatctagaagATTTGCGCCCTAACGGGGCTGAAGTATTGAAATCGGTAGATCcgtttgtatgagagctatatcagcccTACGGGAATGGGGCAGGTCCtaaacctgtcacgggataggtcctctggtgaaAGGAaccggtcccagttctcgtccTCTTACATGGATACAacttttataagggtttgtcactcgaggtgacgaattggCACCATTCCATCACCGTGGAataggtcctgggacagttcgaaaatGATGAatatactttgcaagtatttttaggGGGGGATAACATtagtaaacaaatatttttaacagATAAGCAATTTTCAACAATAATTAAGAGACCTCtgtaggctcaagaagaataatcggaaaatcggtttatatcggatttatatcaggttgtgataTAAAACGATGAATAATATTGACTAACAGATGATACTTTGGACTAAGCAAGCAGTTCAAGAACAAAGCCATTTCTTCACAGACGAAAATTAAGGCACTGGTACTACAAAGCAAATGTATTTTTAGACGAGGTAGTACTTAGAGTGTTTGTGAGaaagattttttgcaaaatttgtggACCAGTCTGCATCAATAAGTAGTAGGGATATTGGTGGTCTTACAAAGTTTGGTTTTAATGCTAGctcaatttggctcatcttAGTACTCAACCCGCCAGTTTAAGCTTGATTGTTTGATGTCACAAGAATACCACTGGATTGTCTTACaatttcacgacaatcaagaacatACTCGAAAATATATGATGTGATTTCCATTTGAAAGGCAAATTTGTGTTCTGTTCCTCATAGATTGCGTAGCTACTTACTTAGCATTGCTAAACATCTGGGAATTGGCATTGTACAACACAAACTCCACGATAACAACTCGGGTTCCACGATCAATCCATTTTAATGATTTcagttgttgcaaaatttcttcattGATTGCACGATCGTACGTGAGACTTCGAACATAGCCTGCGCCataatattttcttatttcCCCACGAATCGGGTTCACCTTTAAATCGGACAATGTATAAAATGAGGTACTAAAAATACATAGATACAAATTCTATAGTGAGTATGTATATAAAAGActgccatcagaaaaaaatgatcAGGCTCAGGACAAAAGAAgcaacaaataacaagtaaaagcgtactgagtttggcagggccgaatcttatacaccctccccgatggatcgcttttgttcgatatatatttatagGCTAACAAACGAGAGCTTTACCAAGTAATGGTCCAATTTGGGGCCATACTTAGCTTGATTGTTGGAGAccaaaatttcacgcaaatcggataagaattgcgccctatagttgCTCAGGacataaaatcaggagatctgtatatatgggagctacaacaggttatggaccgattcggcccatatttggcacatatgtttaaggtcatagaagaaatcCTTGTGCAACATTCAGGCCAAATCggagatcgttttatgtggGAGGCCATACATACCACTGCTATACATGTAGGAAGTATCtctcaaaaattttaagcgcctagctttataccTTCGCAAaataagcgtgctttcggcagtcGGACCGAAACGGCTAAATCGACTTCAAAAGtgaagacgatctagaatatatatacttttttgggcctaagatcaatatttcaatgtgctacaaacggaataaagGATATAATATACAccaatcctatggtagagggtataaaaatgtgcttGGGTATGCCTTCGTTGAAATATGAAATAGTCTGGAGTCGTCAAATCGCATGTTGGCGGCAAACTCACAGGGTCATTTCGAGAGATAAACTTCTCACAAAATGCATCAATTAAAATGTCCATTGATTTACGAGCGGTGTGGCATGtttcgtcttgttgaaaccattaTCAACCCAGTACAACTCAAAGACAAACGGGTAGTATGGCTCGGTATCGTTCTCTGTTGAAATTAACATTTCTCTTCGGAtgtttttcaaggatttttatatccaccatcgaaggatgagggtattttcattttgtcattccgtttgcaacacatctaaatattccttttcgaccctataaattatattttttttgtccgtccgtctgtctgctgaaatcacctcacagtttttaaaaatagacatattgagctgaaacttcgaacctattctttttttgttcataagatTTCGGTGATGAACTATATCGGgctatgttccttatagactcaagaaacagattttcttgaaattttcacagatggtgcataatgaccccgtggtaaaaatagggtaccacattttttgatgtcggaaggggggcgaaccctccctcttaccctaattttcagaaacgccagatctcggagaggggtggtgcgatttaagcgacactttgtgtgctctcatatagtacccaaaaaataaaaatttggtatccaaatttcggatggggtacctaaggggctgccccaccctaaaatctaccaaacatatatttagaacaatcacgacaatatgggacatatttaccgaccacggcaatatgggactcaaatgaaagatatttgagagaagaatacgaatcccccaaaacaccccccaaacaggacttatttactgaccatgggaatatggggcttaaataaagggtattcgaatgtaaagggtgatttttttgaggttaggattttcatgcattagtatttgacagatcacgtgggatttcagacatggtgtcaaagagaaagatgctcagtatgctttgacatttcatcatgaatagacttactaacgagcaatgcttgcaaatcattgaattttattaccaaaatcagtgttcggttcgaaatgtgttcattcaccgtaacgttgcgtccaacagcatctttgaaaaaatacggtccaatgattccaccagcgtacaaaccacaccaaacagtgcatttttctggatgcatgggcagttcttgaatggcttctggttgctcttcactccaaatgcggcaattttgcttatttacgtagccattcaaccagaaatgagcctcatcgctgaacaaaatttgtcaaaattttaacacatttcgaaccgaacactgattttggtaataaaattcaatgatttgcaagcgttgctcgttagtaagtctattcatgatgaaatgtcaaagcatactgagcatctttctctttgacaccatgtctgaaatcccacgtgatctgtcaaatactaatgcatgaaaatcctaacctcaaaaaaatcaccctttagaatacgaatctgttattcaattgtcggactaaaaacatccctcaaagggcacaaatttacgaccatagcaatatggggctcaaatgaaaggtctttgggagtaaatcacaaatttgatatcaatattcgggaaagtgtctacggggccacccgacccccacaacaccacccaaacagtaagtattttctgaccattgcaatgtgaggctcaaataagagggtatttaaagtggaacacgaatccgatatatattttcaaggccaactcactgagtggccgcccatccccaaaataccccccaagccggtcatgtttgccgactatcgaaatatggggctcaaatgaaaggtatgtgggagtagaccacatatctgatatcaacattaggggccaactgtctagcggatgtcccaccaccaaaacaaccCCTAATaatacgtatttgctcaccaagacaatttgggtcttaaagagagtggaactaaatattcatagtttttagcgcctataccccaaactggacatatttgctgacttttgcaataaggagtttaaatgagatgagaaaattaatttgatatccaattttgagggcaattgcaatatggggttcaaataaatgatatatagttacaTGAGAATAGAGGAGAACGCATTAGTCGAATTTCAGGAATATTTTCGTAATCATAAAAAACGTTGCTATATCTGGTCCCATATCCAATAATACAATTTGGATCTAATCATATCAACTTTTTTTACTCGGGTTAGCAAATCCCGCCCATTTACATAACATTTGAAATGCTTACTTACTTTTTGAAAAACGGTCTTCGATCCTCAGAATTGTAAGAGTACTCTCTATAGCACGAATTGAAGTATCGTAAGAAGGCCTCATTTACATGACAAGAATTTTCTTTGACACGAATTTGTCGCAAACGTGGAGGTCCCAACAAAATATTATCTCGTAACACAAGACGTCTTTGATCGTCATTCAGTCCATACCCTTCTTCAGTAATGTTAAAGGATTTCGTTTTCTCTTTTCTTGTGCGCGTTGGTTCATTATTTCTATATGCCGTAAACGTCTCACCATGCAAATCATCCAAGAATTTTGTTTCCAAAAAGTTCCATAAATCTAAAGTTGTTACTATTTCTTCAAATCGGActtccatgccaaatttcgtttCCATTTCTCGTCCGATGAAGAGCTTTTtcaaagtttggttgaaatagAACATGTACAAATGATGGGAGGCATTGGCCACTGTATGGAGAAAACAAATAAGTTTAATTACTACttgcattttgatatcagacaTTTACTTGAATCTACTAACAAATAAGTGCGTCGAATTTTACCTATTGTGCTTGCTATCAGGAACACGCTATATGTGAGAATTTCGCATAACGCTTCTTTTACAGCTTCATCGCTGTCGTATTTTATTGCATCCGACTTCCTGCGCAGAACGTTAGGGTGctttagtttatttttatattttccaaGTAAAAATCGAGGTATGaacatgtttaaaaattttatttttaaatgtgaCTTTAATTGAATATTGTATTGGGAAGAgcaatttaattttgaattatAAACAAAGGATATATCTGCCGACATACAAAAAACTAGTTTATCTTGTAGTAAAAATgacaagtaaaacaagtaaaagggcgttaagttcggccgggccgaactttgaatatccaccacatcgggtatacatataaaccacctttcgtgataatccggtgaaaaatgcataatttatgccccataacagctttatcgaaatatgatccgatttggaccaaattcgacatggatattgagagagaacaagtacaagtcattgttcaattttgcagaacaaaatattggtgtttatggtagccatatccgaatatagactgatctgaaccatagacgacacggatgtcgaaaagcctaaccatagtcactgtgtaaaatttcagcgaaatcggattatgaatgtgctttttatgggtccaaaaccttaaatgtgacatattgcagaagtatgcagAGGGGCTTaccttaacacactgtcccaaatttcggcgacatcggcccATAAAAAGACATGcgtctttttatgggcccaaaaccttaaatcgagagaacggtctatatggcagatatatccctatctggaccgatttgagctaaattgcagaaggatgtcgaaagatttaagacaactcactgcccaaaattcTGGGGAAATCGgccaattaatgcgccttttatgggctcaagaccttaaaccgagagatcggtctatatggcagctatatccaaatcttaactgatctgggccaatttgaagaagcatttcgactggcctaacacaactcactgtcccaaatttcagaaaaatcggataataaatgtggcttttattggccttagactcaaaagcggatcggtctacatggggactatatcaagatatagtccgatatagcccatctttgaaattaacctgcttatggacaaaaaaaagattctgtgcaaagtttcagctcaatatctctatttttaaaaactgtagcgtgatttcaacagacagaccgacagatctttatagggccggaaatggatatttcgatgtggcatctcttcttaggcaaaaaacggataaaacaaa
This Stomoxys calcitrans chromosome 2, idStoCalc2.1, whole genome shotgun sequence DNA region includes the following protein-coding sequences:
- the LOC106089016 gene encoding polycystin-2-like protein 1 isoform X3 — protein: MFIPRFLLGKYKNKLKHPNVLRRKSDAIKYDSDEAVKEALCEILTYSVFLIASTIVANASHHLYMFYFNQTLKKLFIGREMETKFGMEVRFEEIVTTLDLWNFLETKFLDDLHGETFTAYRNNEPTRTRKEKTKSFNITEEGYGLNDDQRRLVLRDNILLGPPRLRQIRVKENSCHVNEAFLRYFNSCYREYSYNSEDRRPFFKKILAEMPPVGGLVTSYQFQALKLHSIWSDFDYGVFAASGIFYLMVLHYTFEELGEFISVGLANYFKSMWNLIDITVLLFSYISFAYNIIHPIYLKKIVQKSNNDPNTFWSIDKICFWNLLYVDMMAVCVFLVWIKIFKYISINKTMLQFSITLKKCAKDLFGFAVMFFIVFLAYAQLGLLIFGTSHPDFRSFGISVVTLMRMFLGDFEYELIEKSNHILGPIYFLSYVLFVFFILLNMFLAIINDTYGAVKSEVNSGHSHFGPYLAKLFRYIFCSGCKSHETTVLKSRKRQMQSSGDFQINWNDFAEVNSISGDSFTNGNISPTGGRLRMHVHELIREYFQELSDSEYKLHNVSENPNYNYDLRSLTNRITRLEEVLEQLIANMDQILKFQTKQQMKNKNLCP
- the LOC106089016 gene encoding polycystin-2-like protein 2 isoform X1, yielding MFIPRFLLGKYKNKLKHPNVLRRKSDAIKYDSDEAVKEALCEILTYSVFLIASTIVANASHHLYMFYFNQTLKKLFIGREMETKFGMEVRFEEIVTTLDLWNFLETKFLDDLHGETFTAYRNNEPTRTRKEKTKSFNITEEGYGLNDDQRRLVLRDNILLGPPRLRQIRVKENSCHVNEAFLRYFNSCYREYSYNSEDRRPFFKNTSFYTLSDLKVNPIRGEIRKYYGAGYVRSLTYDRAINEEILQQLKSLKWIDRGTRVVIVEFVLYNANSQMFSNAKILAEMPPVGGLVTSYQFQALKLHSIWSDFDYGVFAASGIFYLMVLHYTFEELGEFISVGLANYFKSMWNLIDITVLLFSYISFAYNIIHPIYLKKIVQKSNNDPNTFWSIDKICFWNLLYVDMMAVCVFLVWIKIFKYISINKTMLQFSITLKKCAKDLFGFAVMFFIVFLAYAQLGLLIFGTSHPDFRSFGISVVTLMRMFLGDFEYELIEKSNHILGPIYFLSYVLFVFFILLNMFLAIINDTYGAVKSEVNSGHSHFGPYLAKLFRYIFCSGCKSHETTVLKSRKRQMQSSGDFQINWNDFAEVNSISGDSFTNGNISPTGGRLRMHVHELIREYFQELSDSEYKLHNVSENPNYNYDLRSLTNRITRLEEVLEQLIANMDQILKFQTKQQMKNKNLCP
- the LOC106089016 gene encoding polycystin-2-like protein 1 isoform X2, with protein sequence MFIPRFLLGKYKNKLKHPNVLRRKSDAIKYDSDEAVKEALCEILTYSVFLIASTIVANASHHLYMFYFNQTLKKLFIGREMETKFGMEVRFEEIVTTLDLWNFLETKFLDDLHGETFTAYRNNEPTRTRKEKTKSFNITEEGYGLNDDQRRLVLRDNILLGPPRLRQIRVKENSCHVNEAFLRYFNSCYREYSYNSEDRRPFFKNTSFYTLSDLKVNPIRGEIRKYYGAGYVRSLTYDRAINEEILQQLKSLKWIDRGTRVVIVEFVLYNANSQMFSNAKILAEMPPVGGLVTSYQFQALKLHSIWSDFDYGVFAASGIFYLMVLHYTFEELGEFISVGLANYFKSMWNLIDITVLLFSYISFAYNIIHPIYLKKIVQKSNNDPNTFWSIDKICFWNLLYVDMMAVCVFLVWIKIFKYISINKTMLQFSITLKKCAKDLFGFAVMFFIVFLAYAQLGLLIFGTSHPDFRSFGISVVTLMRMFLGDFEYELIEKSNHILGPIYFLSYVLFVFFILLNMFLAIINDTYGAVKSEVNSGHSHFGPYLAKLFRYIFCSGCKSHETTVLKSRKRQMQSSGDFQINWNDFAEVNSISGDSFTNGNISPTGGRLRMHVHELIRDFCVKEFYGIFRSSLIANTSCIMFLKTQITITIYEV